The genome window ATTAGGCGTTGGTTGATCCGGATAGCTTCGGGCAGCGCTTGTTGTACGTAAAACGCTTGCATCGCGGCCCAGTCGTCCGCGAAATCGCGGTTTTGCGCTTGCGGCGCGATGGCGATGCGATAGGGCGCATCCTCGCCCTTCTGATAATATTCCCAGCGGTCAAAATAGCCGTCGGCGTCGGCGTCGAACATTCGGATTTCGCCCCACGCTTTCTCTTCATCGATATAGCCGACGCGCAGCCACCCCTCGACGGCGCTTTTGAGATGCAGGCGTCGGTCGACGGGGCTGTAATAGATTTCGCGGCGGGTCGACGGCGAGGGCATGAACTCGCGGCGGGAGTTCCATTCTTGCACCGGCCCGCCGGTGTTGTGCATGATGCGGCGGTTCCATGTCCAAAAAACGCCTTCCCAGCGGCGGTCGTATTCGGGATGCGATGGATGACCGATTTGAATCGAGGCGTCCTCGAATTCGCGCCAGGTGAAGCCCGTCTGTTCCGCCGGGTAGGTTTCGGAGACGTAACGCGCCAGGCCATGAGGAATGCAGACGGAGGTTTTGGGAGCGCGGCGCAGCGATTGATAGCGTTTCATGCCGGCAAAGCGATAGGGCAGCTTGCCGGTCATGTTGAATCCCATTTCGTAATGCAGGGGATTCTCTTGGGAACTGAGTCCGTCGATATCGAAACTATAACGGACGTTGACGACGCCCATTTGCTCCATCGCCGGATCGAACTCTCCTTGATAGCGCGCCTGGCTGTTGGCGTAATCGGGATCGGCTGCGGCGGAAAAATCCAATGGGGCGGCGCTGAAGCGGGTAACGATTTCGGATTGGCCATCACCGTCGCTATCATAAAAAGAAAAGGGACATTCCGAGATGGGCAGCCAGGCGTCTTTTTGGGGATGATATTTGTTCATATAAATTTCGTTATCGCCATAAGGATCGCAGCGGAAGAAATCGCCGTGGTATTCGTAATCGGTCGCGTCCCACATCGATCCGTCGCCGTCCAAATCATGGCCGAACCAAGCGCGGCGCAATTCGCCTTTTTCGAAATAGCGGATTTCCATCTCGTCCGCAACTTGATCTCCGTCGGCGTCGATGTAATCCACCATACGGTCGGCAAGGCCGTCGCCGCCGTAATCGGCGATATAACAATCGCTGTCTTTATCGCCTTGAGGATTGTTGGGATCCATATCGCCGTCGTCGTCGAGAATCCAAACGATCATGCTTTGCGGGGATCGGCTGCGCGCGCGGGCTTCGCGGCGGACGATCATTCGGCCATTGGGAGAATAGGAGGAGGTCAGCGTTATTTGTTCCCCTTCCGTCAACTGCTGCGCCCGCGCAAACCACTCTTTCTTCGATAAATCGAGTTTCCCTCCCGCTTCCATTTTCGTTTCCGCTTCCCACCACGGCGGCGGCGCATCGGAAAATAGGGATATGGGAAAAATAAGAAAAGTGACGAATGCGATGAACCGTTTCATTGCGCTCCCCCTAGTTAGTATTAGTCTGGTAGGGTGGGCTCAAAGCGAAGCGTAGCCCACCATTCTCCTAATCCTTGTTTTTATTGAAAAATAAAAGTTGCGCGGCATTGCCGAAGAGAATGCGTTCTTTCTCTTGCTCAGATATTTCCGCCGATAAAATTTTCAGCGGGCCGATGGCGGGATTCTGCAAGGGATTGGCGCTGCCGTGCAATAGGCGATCGGCGCCGATTTGTTGGACAACGTAAGCGATTTCGCGGAACGCCATCATGCCCGAGGTTTCGAGATAAACATTAGGAGCGCGGCGCATAACGTCCAGCGCGCTTTGCAATTCGAAAAGATAATTGATGGATGAGAGAATAAATCGCGTTTGCGGATGCCGCAGAACCAGGGCGCCCATCTTCTGGATATCGAAAGCGGGAAAGCGCCAGCTCGCCATAAGGCGATGCGGCAGCATGACGGGAATCGACGCTTCGGCGCAGAAATCGAGCAGCTCGCAGATATAGGGTTCTTCCAAAGGATCGTAGCTATGATGAAGGGGGAATAATTTAATGATGCAAGCGCCGCTTTCCTGCACGTCGTCGTGAAAGCGCTCCTTTCCCGGCGCGTAAGGAGAATAAGTAAAGACGGGTGCGAAGCGTTGAGGATGGCGCTGGACCAGGCGCAGCGTCTCGGCGTTGCCTGCTTCGACATCGGCGAAAACCGCTTTTAGCGAGCAGATGAAAGCCAGCCCGATTTCATAGCGATCCATGCGGCGCAGCAGCGATTCGGGATTGTTATTGCGCAGCGGCCAGTAGGGCCATTGGCCGTGATAGGCGTTGACGTCGACGATCTTCACGATTCCCTCCGGCGCAAGAGGCGGTCGATGTTGCCGTGCAGGATTAATTGTTGCTGTTCCGGCGCGAGATCGCTTTCCGTTACTTTAGCGATTTGCAAAATCGGATCCAGCAGCGGTGAGTCGGAGCCGAAGAGAATCTTCTCTGCGCCCGCCTTCTCCACGGCGAATTCGATCATGTCATTGTCGAAGGCGGAACTGGCCGTATCGAGATAGATGTTCGGGTATTGTTGGGCAGCGATGGCGGCGCGATGCCAATCGCCGTTGGCTTGAGGACAGTTGCCCATGTGGGCATTGATGAGAATCAACTCGGGATAGCGCCGCGCCAGCGATTCGCATTCCTGCGCGTTAGAATGAGCCAGCACGGGAATCTGCCATTGCGCCGCTTTTTCTAAAATCGGGTACATATAAGGATCGTCGATGAGCAGCAGCGGCGGTGTGGAATAAATTTTCAATCCGCGAAATCCATACTCCTCGACATACCGTTCCAGATCGTTAACGACCTTCGCGCCCATCCTTCCCGAACTGACGGTGAAATAACCCAGCAGGCGGTTTGGGTGAAGGGCGATTTGCTTACGCACATATTCGTTGCCCTCCTCCATGTCGTACGTCAGGGCGGTAAAATCGGTAACCATCATGCGATCGATTCCAGCCTTGTCGGCGGCGTCGATCAGCAAATCGGCGTTGGCGTAGACATGAAACCAATTGGATTTTCCGATATGGACGTGACAATCCGTAATCATCGTTTCGCCTTATTTGTTTTTCAATAAACGATCAAACCACGTATAAATCTCTTCCTTCGCTGTCGGCGTGATATCGTGCGGTCCCGGCTCCAAGCGGCTCATCAAATAGTCTTCCGCGCCATAGAAGCGCCAGATCGTGCGCGTTGAGAGCGTCAATGGATGCGCCGCCGCGCCTTCGGGGAAAATTTCATCGCCCGTCGTTTGGAAATTGAAATAGCCGCGCGGCGCTATCAGCCGGATAACGTCGTCAAAATCCCATGCGGGAAGCCATCCCGCCCGCAGATCGGCGCGCAGGCGGGGCATATAGGAAAACCACTTGTCCCGCGCCCAACGCGAGGGATTCTTTTCGGCTTGGAAAGGAGCGTAGCCGCAACTGGCGGCGGCGGCTTGGATGCGCACGTCGAAAGCGGCGGTGAAGAGCGCTTCCTCGGCGCCCAGCGAATGGCCGATGGCGCCGATGCGTTGGGGATCGGCGTTGGGAATCGTTTGCAAAACATCGATGGCGCGGCGGCCGTCTTGGATCATCTTTCCCAATGCGGAAAGATCGGGGTAACGACGGTAAAAGTCGCGGGTGTCAAACGCTCCCGACGGGCCGATGCGCTCGCCGGCGGCGATGGAGTCTGGCGCGAGTACGACATAGCCTCGGCGCGCCAATTCCGGGCCGAAATGGATGCTGGGCCGCCCACTATGCCCAACGGCTTCTTCTTTTCCGTCCTTGACGGTTTGATGAAAGACGATCATGGCGGGATGTTTGCCATTGCCGTCTTTGGGCGATAAAAGATAAGCGGCAATGGGTTCGTCCGGAGCAACGAGATAACGGATTTTTTTCTCGATATACCCCTCTTCCTCCGACTCGCTCAAAACATCGTAATCGGGTCTCAACGAGGGAGGATCGACCGGCCCGATATCGCGTTGAAGCAGTTTTTTGATATCGCTTCGCGCCGCGTTCCATTCTTCTTGAGATGCAGGCAACTCATGTTTGAAGCGATCTAAATTAGGCCGGGGAGCGAGGTGCTCATCCAGCCAGCCGTAAACCGCTTGGCGAATTTCGCGGGGGAAGGAATGCTCGCCTCTCGCGCTGCGGGCATCCAACGAACCGGCGGCGCCGTAGAGACCATAGACTTCGCGCAATGGATTGAAGACCTCATCGAAATTGTCCGTGTTGGGAAAAATGCGGTCGTCGAGCGTCGACCAATTAAAATAGGGGCGCGGAGCCAGGCAAGCGATGATTTCATGCCAATCGAACGGCGCTTCCTTGATGTCTTGGACGTAATATTCCAAAAGCGGCATCAAGGCCGTGAGCCGGCTCCAACGGTTGGGCGTTGGATCCCGGCGCAGCGTTGTGAAGCCGCAACTAGCGGCGACGGCGGAGATGCGCGGCTCGAAAATCGCGCCGAAGATGGCGCCATAAGCTCCATGCGAATGGCCGATGACGCCGATGCGGCGGATGTCGGCGATGGGCAGCGTTTCTATAAAATCCACGAGGCGCTGAATGTCCCACGACATCTTACCGAGAAAAGACCAATGGGGATGCTTCTGGTAAAAATCATGCGCTCCAGCGTACGGTCCTGCCCCTGCTGGGATGCGCTCGCCGAAGCCGATGGCGTCGGGAACGAGGCATATAGCGCCGCGTTGGACGAGTTCCTGCGCCAGCGCCAGTTCGGGATGGCCCTTGATTCCGCAAGGTTCATCCTTGCCTTGAGCGACGGTTTGATGCAGGACGATCATGACCGGCGCGGGATGGGCGGGCAGTTTTTTGGGGACAAGGAGATAGGCGGGAATCCAATCGTCCGGTTCGCTGGCGATGCGGATATGCTTTCGCGTATAGGATTCCAACTCCTGCTCGCCGAGCCATTCGGAATAAGGCGGCGGCGGTTGCAGGTTAGCCGGTTCGCCCGTCATCGCGCGCAAGGTTTGCAAGATGGCGTCACGCTTGCTTTCCCAATCCTTGATCGAATCGATGGGCGAAGAATGTTCCCCACCGGTTTGAAGCAACGGCAGCAATTCCATGGTTCCACTCTGAGGGGTAATAATATCAGGTTTCTGTGCGTGAGTGATTTCTTGCCATTTTTCCCATTGGAAGCCTTCCCACGCCGAAGCGGAAGGACTGCATTGCCAAACGAAGGCGAATAATACGAGAAAAAGACGAGTATTTTTCATCGCAATTTCACCTCGGCAGCCAGCGCCCGCAACTCGTTGAGCCAATCTCCCGCCGAGGGGCAGCGGTCGAAGCGGCGGCCCCGCAGCCAATCGCATTGAATATGATAGCGCAGCGTTTTTCCCCGCTCCGCTTGGAGGACGGCTTGATTTTCATCTGGCGTGGTTTGGATTCGTAGAAAGCGGTTTTTGGGGAAAACAATTCCCATGCCGATGGTTCCAATGACGGGCGTTTGCGCGCCCCAAACGCCCATGACGCCTGCGCTGGAATCGAAGAGAAGAGCCTCTTGCGGCATTTTCGTCAAACCAATGCCCAACGCGATTTCGTCGCCCTCTTTCCCGCCTTCGATGGTAATGTCAATGGGCGAGTCTTTTCTTCCCGCGTTGGCGAAACAATGAAAACGGATAGTATAAGGATTGTCTTTGGGGCCGGCGCCTTCGGCGAGATGTTCGATGGTTATATGGGTTTCATCTTGGGAAAGCAGCCGCTTCGTAAAAACGATTTCTCCCTTGCCTGCGGGATTGCGCACTGGCCAGGCTTTGCCGTTAATATAAAGCGTCGCTCCGCCGCATCCGGCGGATTCGCCTACGAGCAGCGCGTCGATACCCCATTCGGTTTCGTCGTGATAACTCATGGCGCCGATCGTAGGATAAATCAAACAATCGTTCTTCTTGCCGAAGAAATCGAATTGTCCCCAATAAACGCGATAAGCGATCTTCTCCGATTCCCAACCGATATTGGGAGGAACCCAATCCTGCGCCCAGGCGACGGCGCCTGTGGATATTTTCGTTTGCTCCGGCTTCGCATAATCGTCCACGCCCGTCTTTTCCATCACGCATTGGAGCATGGCTTCGAGATCGCCTTGCGAACGCGCTCGATCGAAGCGCTGCCAAAAGTCTTCGTTTTTATAATATTTTTTCAGTTCGGCGATCAGCCGATCCGCTTTCACGCCATAGCGGTAACTTTGGGTTTCGGGAGAGGCGATAAACTTATCGATCTCATCTTGACTGAAACTTTCAATCCGTCCCCATTGGTTCAAGAGTGAAAGCATCGTTCCCGCCGCTTCTTCATTGGTTGTTTGCAATAATTTGATTAAGTAGTGAACCAACGGCTCCCGCCATTGGTTGCGGCGGCGGGCGAAGCTGGTTGCAGCGTTGACATCCGCCCTATTCCAATCCACTTCCTGAATCAAGGAAGGATCGGAGCGCCAAACGTCTTCCGGCGTTCCGTCGGCGTTGACGTCGATAGACCATTGGTCGATAACGCCGTCGCCGTCCTCATCGATCATCTCGTAACGCATATCCGTGCGGCGGTCGAAATTCATATCCACGTCGATCCAAGACTTATCTGCGCCGCGCAGGTGCAGGCGCCCGTCGGCGGGATGGTAGTAATAGCGCAGCGGGCCGTTGGGTTTCATCGCGAGTTCGTAACGCTTGTTGAAGGCGCCGCAGCTGGGGCCTCCGACTTGCGGGAAATCTTCATTGCCGTTGGCGATGACGCCTTCCCAACGCTCGTTGGCGTCGGCGTATTGTTGTTCGTCCACGTTGCGGTCGTCCTCGTCCCAGGTCAGCATGGCGCGCTCCCAAACGATGGGGCGGGCGAAAGCGGGAGCGGATTCATAACGCAAAAATGGAGCGGTGGGAATGCCTCGAAGCGTATGCCGCTCGGCGAAGCGCTCATCGAACCGCAGATCGGTTTGTCCGCGCTGGCGGCCTTGATTTATCCAGGAAACGCCCGGCGCCCAGGCGGTGATCGAGACGTCGAAGTCGCGCGGTTGATCTCTCGCCGCGTCGTTGTCGGCGTCGAAACTCCAGCGGATGGATTCGACATTATCGTCCACGCCGGACAAGCGCAGAACCTCTTCCGTCACGCCATCGCCGTCACGGTCGTAAAAGAGAAAAGGATTTTCGAAAAAGGGAATCCACTCCTGCCCGGATAAAGGCAGCGCGAAGGCGGCGAACATTTCATCGCCACCGAAATGCGTGCGGTATTGGCAAAGAGTTTGATCGTAAGTATATCCAATGTCATGCCATAAAAGATTGTCGTCGCCGACGTCGCGTCCCCACCAGACGCGCAGAACCGGCTCGTTGAAATATCCCGAGCTGCCGCCATAGAAATACATCGCCATCTCGTCCGCATCGCCGTCGCCGTCTTTGTCGTTATAATCCAACACGGCATCGACCGAACCGTCCGCTTTCCAATCGGCGACGTAGAGATCGCTGTCGATATCGGGTTCATGGCTTGTCAGCAAATCGCCATCCTCGTCGATGGCGCGGACCAGCAGCGGACGATAGCGTTCGGGATGGCGCGAATCGTTATCGATAAACCATACTTCTTCCGGCTGGCCGTCGCCGTCCGCATCCGCATAATGTCGCTCGTCCTTCTTGCCCTGCAATACTTTTTGAACCATCTGGGAATCGAGTTGGACGGCGCCGTCAAAAACTTTTTCGAAAAGTTTTTGCTTATTGGCGCTGTCGTCCTGATCGGATCCAAAAGAAATTGGCGAAAATCCTATTAAAAAGAAGAGCGTAATCCAAATTAAATCCCTCACCCTAACCCTCTCCCAGAGGGCGAGGGAATAGAATTGCGAAACATGAGTTAAAATATTCCTCATCGCTATTTCTCCGATTTTTCGATTTCGGCGAGCGCTTTTCGCAATACGTCCAAGGTGCATTCAACGTCTTCTTCCGTATGAGCGGTGGAGACGAACCACAATCCTTCGGGCGTTGTGCGTACGCCGCGTTTTTGCAGCTCGATCCATAATTTTCGCATGAGTCCCCGGTCGGTTTGCAAAGCGGTGCGATAATCGATCACCGGCCCCGCATCCCGCGGAAGGAAAGAGACGTGGAATACGGGCGGGACGCCCCGCAGTGTGAGCGGCAGCGAGGTGTTGTAAGCCAGCAATTCGATTTCATCCATTAAATTCGCCGCCAATTCGCAGGTTTTCTCCAACAATTCGCCGTCGTTTTCCGACAGCATCGTCAAAGCGGCGAGCGCTCCGGCCATAGCGGGAGGATTGGCGTTATAGGTTCCAGCATGAACGGTTTTCAACTCGCCGAATAACTTCATATACGCTTCGCGGCCCGCTATGGCGCTGACGGCGCCGCCCCCGGCCATCGCTTTAGCGAAAGTCGCCAGATCGGGAATGACGCCGAAATGTTGCTGCGCCCCCCCCAACGACAAACGGAAGCCGGTGATGACTTCGTCGAATATCAATAAACTGCCGTTACGGTTGCAGAGTTGGCGCAAGCCTTCCAGATAGCCGTATTGCGGTTCGATCGCGCCGTAGTTGCACATGAGCGGCTCGGTGATAACGGCGGCAATCTCTTGTCCCCGATCGGTGAATAAATTCTCCACCAAGGACAGATCGTTCCAAGGAAGAACGAACAGATTCGCGCCTGCTTCGGCGGGTTGGCCGAGAGAAGAGGGAAACAGGTTGGGGCGATGGCGCGGCCCGGCTTGATCGAGCGGCGGGGCGTAATTCCAAGCGATATTGTCGAACCAGCCGTGATAGTGGCCTTCGAAGCGGAGAATCATCTTCCGCCCCGTCGCCGCCCGCGCCAGCCGCAGCGCCGCGTGAACCGACTCGGAGCCGGAAGAGCCGAAGCGAACCTGTTCAGCGCAGGGAACCAATTCGCAGATTTTTTCCGCGACTTGAATTTCCAACTCCGTCTGGCCGGCGAACATCAGGCCGCGATCCAATTGGGCTTTGATGGCGTCGATAACCGGCTTTGGCGAATGGCCTAATAAAAGAGGGCCGCGTCCCAAAACGTAATCGATGTATTCGTTGCCGTCGGCGTCCCAAACGCGCGAGCCTTGGCCGCGTTCGTAAAATAAGGGAAACGGCTCCCAATTCGCGCGTACATTGCTGGAAATGCCGCCGGGAATCACGCGCCGGGCGCGTTCGAGCAGTTGTTTCGAACGATCGAATTTCATATTTATTCTCTATTCTGAAAGCCTATTTACAATCGGACTTCTTTTCCTTCGTGGTTCGATTCGTAAGCTGCCAGCGCCGCCGCTACGGCTTGGCGGCCATCCCAACCGGTAATGGATGGTTCGCGATCTTCCCGAATGGCGTCGATGAAATCCTGCAAATGTTTTCCATACGATTCCAATCGCACGGGATCGAGAAAACCTTTGCCTTGCCAGTCGATGGGAGGCTGTTCGGCGATGGTTTCCCACGCCCCTCCGTCGATGGAGGCGCGAGCTTCGCCGTAAGCGTCGATATCCAATAGGCCTTTCTCGCATATAACGCGGTAGGCGAATTGCGACCGGGGAAAGCCGGGTTTGGGAACTTGGAAGGAACATAAGAGATAGACGACGGCGCCGCTGTTCATGGTCAAAATAACGTCGGCGGTTCCTTCCGTGGAGCGGGCGGGATCAAGGCTGCGGCATTTGGCGTATACGGTGGCGATCTCCTGGCCGGAAATCCAGCGGGCGTTGTCGAAATTGTGGATGCCGTGGCCGAAGAGCGTTCCCATATTATCCGCGTCGAATTGCCAGGCAGGCAAATTGGGCATTCCGCCGGGAACCATTTGATAGGAGCGGATTTGTTGTACTTTTCCCAATTTTCCCGAATCCAATAACGCTTTGGCGGAGGCGTTGCAGACGCGATAGCGTTGAGTGAAGGCGATAGTGCATTTTAAATGATTGGAGCGGCAGGCTTCCAACACGGCGTCGCATTCGGCGATTGTGCAGGCCATCGGTTTTTCGATCAGCAGATGCTTGCCCGCTTGCGCCGCCGCCAGCGCTTGTTCGGCGTGTAGATTGTGCGGCGTGGCGATGAAGACGGCGTCGACCTCGCTGGATTGGACGAGATCGCGCCACGAATCGCAATGCTTCATGCCGTAATCCGCCGCTAACACTGGAGCGCGGGAGCCGCCGGACGCGCCAACGAGATGCGCTCCTTTCGTGAACTTGGCGATGGTTTCCGAATAAGTGCGTCCCATGAAGCCGGAACCGAGAATGGCGCAGCCGATGGATTTACCGAAGTTACTCATGAAGGTTCTCCTTTCCTTTATGGCGCGCGACGGCCAAGAATATGCCCCCGATAGTCGTCATGATCCCGCCTACCGCAAAACTTAAAAGCGCTTGCCGCCAAGGCGCCGTAACGAGCAGGACGGCGATTAAAACGCCGCCTAGAGAGGCGATCGACCAACCGATAATTC of Candidatus Omnitrophota bacterium contains these proteins:
- a CDS encoding Gfo/Idh/MocA family oxidoreductase produces the protein MSNFGKSIGCAILGSGFMGRTYSETIAKFTKGAHLVGASGGSRAPVLAADYGMKHCDSWRDLVQSSEVDAVFIATPHNLHAEQALAAAQAGKHLLIEKPMACTIAECDAVLEACRSNHLKCTIAFTQRYRVCNASAKALLDSGKLGKVQQIRSYQMVPGGMPNLPAWQFDADNMGTLFGHGIHNFDNARWISGQEIATVYAKCRSLDPARSTEGTADVILTMNSGAVVYLLCSFQVPKPGFPRSQFAYRVICEKGLLDIDAYGEARASIDGGAWETIAEQPPIDWQGKGFLDPVRLESYGKHLQDFIDAIREDREPSITGWDGRQAVAAALAAYESNHEGKEVRL
- a CDS encoding amidohydrolase family protein, giving the protein MKIVDVNAYHGQWPYWPLRNNNPESLLRRMDRYEIGLAFICSLKAVFADVEAGNAETLRLVQRHPQRFAPVFTYSPYAPGKERFHDDVQESGACIIKLFPLHHSYDPLEEPYICELLDFCAEASIPVMLPHRLMASWRFPAFDIQKMGALVLRHPQTRFILSSINYLFELQSALDVMRRAPNVYLETSGMMAFREIAYVVQQIGADRLLHGSANPLQNPAIGPLKILSAEISEQEKERILFGNAAQLLFFNKNKD
- a CDS encoding amidohydrolase family protein yields the protein MITDCHVHIGKSNWFHVYANADLLIDAADKAGIDRMMVTDFTALTYDMEEGNEYVRKQIALHPNRLLGYFTVSSGRMGAKVVNDLERYVEEYGFRGLKIYSTPPLLLIDDPYMYPILEKAAQWQIPVLAHSNAQECESLARRYPELILINAHMGNCPQANGDWHRAAIAAQQYPNIYLDTASSAFDNDMIEFAVEKAGAEKILFGSDSPLLDPILQIAKVTESDLAPEQQQLILHGNIDRLLRRRES
- a CDS encoding aspartate aminotransferase family protein, coding for MKFDRSKQLLERARRVIPGGISSNVRANWEPFPLFYERGQGSRVWDADGNEYIDYVLGRGPLLLGHSPKPVIDAIKAQLDRGLMFAGQTELEIQVAEKICELVPCAEQVRFGSSGSESVHAALRLARAATGRKMILRFEGHYHGWFDNIAWNYAPPLDQAGPRHRPNLFPSSLGQPAEAGANLFVLPWNDLSLVENLFTDRGQEIAAVITEPLMCNYGAIEPQYGYLEGLRQLCNRNGSLLIFDEVITGFRLSLGGAQQHFGVIPDLATFAKAMAGGGAVSAIAGREAYMKLFGELKTVHAGTYNANPPAMAGALAALTMLSENDGELLEKTCELAANLMDEIELLAYNTSLPLTLRGVPPVFHVSFLPRDAGPVIDYRTALQTDRGLMRKLWIELQKRGVRTTPEGLWFVSTAHTEEDVECTLDVLRKALAEIEKSEK
- a CDS encoding DUF4861 family protein, which produces MRDLIWITLFFLIGFSPISFGSDQDDSANKQKLFEKVFDGAVQLDSQMVQKVLQGKKDERHYADADGDGQPEEVWFIDNDSRHPERYRPLLVRAIDEDGDLLTSHEPDIDSDLYVADWKADGSVDAVLDYNDKDGDGDADEMAMYFYGGSSGYFNEPVLRVWWGRDVGDDNLLWHDIGYTYDQTLCQYRTHFGGDEMFAAFALPLSGQEWIPFFENPFLFYDRDGDGVTEEVLRLSGVDDNVESIRWSFDADNDAARDQPRDFDVSITAWAPGVSWINQGRQRGQTDLRFDERFAERHTLRGIPTAPFLRYESAPAFARPIVWERAMLTWDEDDRNVDEQQYADANERWEGVIANGNEDFPQVGGPSCGAFNKRYELAMKPNGPLRYYYHPADGRLHLRGADKSWIDVDMNFDRRTDMRYEMIDEDGDGVIDQWSIDVNADGTPEDVWRSDPSLIQEVDWNRADVNAATSFARRRNQWREPLVHYLIKLLQTTNEEAAGTMLSLLNQWGRIESFSQDEIDKFIASPETQSYRYGVKADRLIAELKKYYKNEDFWQRFDRARSQGDLEAMLQCVMEKTGVDDYAKPEQTKISTGAVAWAQDWVPPNIGWESEKIAYRVYWGQFDFFGKKNDCLIYPTIGAMSYHDETEWGIDALLVGESAGCGGATLYINGKAWPVRNPAGKGEIVFTKRLLSQDETHITIEHLAEGAGPKDNPYTIRFHCFANAGRKDSPIDITIEGGKEGDEIALGIGLTKMPQEALLFDSSAGVMGVWGAQTPVIGTIGMGIVFPKNRFLRIQTTPDENQAVLQAERGKTLRYHIQCDWLRGRRFDRCPSAGDWLNELRALAAEVKLR
- a CDS encoding dienelactone hydrolase family protein translates to MKNTRLFLVLFAFVWQCSPSASAWEGFQWEKWQEITHAQKPDIITPQSGTMELLPLLQTGGEHSSPIDSIKDWESKRDAILQTLRAMTGEPANLQPPPPYSEWLGEQELESYTRKHIRIASEPDDWIPAYLLVPKKLPAHPAPVMIVLHQTVAQGKDEPCGIKGHPELALAQELVQRGAICLVPDAIGFGERIPAGAGPYAGAHDFYQKHPHWSFLGKMSWDIQRLVDFIETLPIADIRRIGVIGHSHGAYGAIFGAIFEPRISAVAASCGFTTLRRDPTPNRWSRLTALMPLLEYYVQDIKEAPFDWHEIIACLAPRPYFNWSTLDDRIFPNTDNFDEVFNPLREVYGLYGAAGSLDARSARGEHSFPREIRQAVYGWLDEHLAPRPNLDRFKHELPASQEEWNAARSDIKKLLQRDIGPVDPPSLRPDYDVLSESEEEGYIEKKIRYLVAPDEPIAAYLLSPKDGNGKHPAMIVFHQTVKDGKEEAVGHSGRPSIHFGPELARRGYVVLAPDSIAAGERIGPSGAFDTRDFYRRYPDLSALGKMIQDGRRAIDVLQTIPNADPQRIGAIGHSLGAEEALFTAAFDVRIQAAAASCGYAPFQAEKNPSRWARDKWFSYMPRLRADLRAGWLPAWDFDDVIRLIAPRGYFNFQTTGDEIFPEGAAAHPLTLSTRTIWRFYGAEDYLMSRLEPGPHDITPTAKEEIYTWFDRLLKNK